In Candida albicans SC5314 chromosome 4, complete sequence, the genomic window TTGGAACTACCTAGCAAGTGATAGCAGGACATAGATCTATATACCTTTTAATGGAACgccaattttttttttcagggGTATTGCAGCATGACGCGTAagtttaaatttttttttttgaaccctttttttttgtcaacaacaaaccaCTAATCAACTATGAGCGACCACGAAAGTGACAACTACGATAGCGAGCCagatatttttgaaattattgtCAGCGACTCTGAGGACGATCTGGATATGGAGGATCTTTTCAGTGCACCAGCAACAGGGACTCAGAACACCACTATGGATGAGGAGTGCCAAGTCGAGGAAGGGGTTTCGAGAAGACGAACTGTTGAAGG contains:
- a CDS encoding uncharacterized protein (Protein of unknown function), encoding MSDHESDNYDSEPDIFEIIVSDSEDDSDMEDLFSAPATGTQNTTMDEECQVEEGVSRRRTVEGHHVSEDNEDYLQRTYGVKSTQYCFRLGKKHIYCRNFIIEERSSGNVVINPTARFYN